From the Musa acuminata AAA Group cultivar baxijiao chromosome BXJ3-7, Cavendish_Baxijiao_AAA, whole genome shotgun sequence genome, one window contains:
- the LOC135584918 gene encoding BTB/POZ domain-containing protein At3g08570-like isoform X1, giving the protein MSETAFPFSAAKLATSPRFCNPITTRRIFSDVAGDITLYVDGQSFLLHKFPLVSRSGKIRKMVMDSRDPDLSMLELHGVPGGAEAFELAAKFCYGTNFEITATNVAHLRCIAEYLEMTEDYQEKNLIARAETYLSEIVVQSLEKSLEVLCSCDGLHPIAEEVGILDRCVDAVAINASKEQLVSGLARLECDDESGKLKMHCQDWWVEDLSGLKIDIYQRVIASMRRTGVRSDSIVQSLMHYAQTSLKGIERRHNWESGVVVGDKQRMIIEALVDLLATENITTVPLSFLFGMLRMAIELATSLGCRLELERRIGFQLELASLDDLLIPSSQPNNSVFDVDTVHRMLVNFIQRVEEDDSEDSSHCGYESLSIKSPSHSSVLKVGRLIDGYLAEIAPDPHLSLSKFMAIIELLPDYARIIDDGLYRAVDIYLKAHPSLTESECKKLCKLIDCQKLSQEAANHAAQNDRLPVQMVVGVLYFEQLRLKSALSGNSGDGSFSQRIISSSGVQSAAVSPRDNYASLRRENRELKLEIARMRVRLSELEKEQAFMKQGMRDNRSQEHSKAFLSSISRGIGRIAMFSPSQRKHQKSTKKAQVSDTKSRRRQRQSTS; this is encoded by the exons ATGTCGGAGACCGCTTTCCCTTTCTCAGCGGCGAAGCTGGCGACCTCGCCCCGGTTCTGCAACCCAATCACTACTAGAAG GATATTTTCTGATGTAGCTGGAGATATAACCCTTTATGTTGATGGACAATCATTCTTATTACACAAG TTTCCTTTGGTTTCACGGAGTGGAAAAATTCGGAAAATGGTAATGGATTCCAGGGATCCAGATCTCTCCATGCTTGAGCTTCATGGTGTACCTGGGGGAGCAGAAGCTTTCGAACTTGCTGCTAAATTCTGTTATGGCACAAATTTTGAGATCACTGCAACTAATGTTGCCCATCTCCGTTGCATTGCTGAATATCTGGAGATGACAGAAGATTACCAGGAGAAAAATCTAATTGCTAGAGCAGAGACCTACTTAAGTGAGATTGTTGTGCAAAGTCTTGAGAAGTCGCTTGAAGTTTTATGTTCATGTGATGGCCTGCATCCCATAGCAGAGGAGGTTGGTATCCTAGATAGATGTGTGGATGCAGTTGCAATAAACGCCAGCAAGGAGCAGTTGGTTTCTGGTTTAGCCCGCTTGGAATGTGATGATGAATCTGGTAAGTTAAAGATGCATTGCCAGGACTGGTGGGTGGAAGATCTTTCGGGGCTAAAAATTGACATTTATCAGCGAGTTATTGCTTCCATGAGGAGAACTGGGGTCAGATCAGACAGCATTGTCCAATCACTAATGCATTATGCTCAAACTTCTCTAAAGGGTATTGAAAGACGACACAATTGGGAGTCTGGCGTTGTTGTTGGAGACAAGCAGAGAATGATCATAGAGGCTCTTGTTGATCTATTGGCAACCGAGAACATCACAACAGTTCCTCTCTCCTTTCTGTTTGGGATGCTAAGAATGGCAATCGAGTTGGCTACCAGCCTTGGCTGTAGGTTGGAGCTGGAGAGGAGAATTGGGTTCCAACTGGAATTGGCTTCACTTGATGACCTGCTTATTCCTTCATCTCAGCCAAACAATTCAGTTTTTGATGTTGATACAGTCCATCGAATGTTGGTAAATTTCATCCAAAGGGTTGAGGAGGATGACTCTGAAGATTCATCTCACTGTGGATATGAATCTCTGAGCATAAAATCTCCAAGTCACAGTTCCGTTCTGAAAGTAGGGAGGCTAATAGATGGATATCTTGCAGAAATTGCACCAGATCCACATCTGAGTTTGTCAAAATTTATGGCAATAATTGAACTCTTGCCGGATTATGCTCGCATAATTGATGATGGTCTCTATAGAGCTGTTGATATCTACTTGAAG GCCCATCCATCACTGACAGAatccgaatgcaagaagctgtgcAAGCTTATAGACTGCCAGAAGCTCTCTCAAGAAGCTGCCAACCACGCTGCTCAAAACGATCGGCTCCCAGTCCAAATGGTCGTCGGCGTCCTCTACTTTGAGCAGCTCCGCCTCAAGTCTGCCCTCTCAGGAAACTCGGGCGATGGTTCCTTCTCCCAGAGGATCATCAGCAGCAGTGGTGTACAGAGTGCTGCAGTCTCCCCCAGGGACAATTATGCCTCCCTCAGGAGGGAGAACCGAGAACTAAAGCTAGAAATCGCCAGGATGCGTGTGAGGCTTAGTGAGTTGGAGAAGGAACAAGCATTCATGAAGCAAGGGATGAGGGACAACAGGTCGCAAGAACACAGTAAAGCATTCCTTTCATCCATTTCGAGAGGGATAGGCAGGATAGCCATGTTCAGCCCATCTCAAAGGAAGCATCAGAAAAGCACAAAGAAGGCACAAGTATCGGATACCAAGTCGCGAAGACGACAACGGCAATCTACCTCGTGA
- the LOC103992499 gene encoding uncharacterized protein LOC103992499 isoform X2, with protein MARFSVEVCLISARGLHRSSSFLKPQWFAVGWIDPNSKYCTKVDSSGSTNPTWKTKFSATIDEATSSLQALALTVEVYKREPIFLREKLQGTAVIPLKEFLVKFLNAAEPSRGGMKESGSFQLRKRNSTKPHGFIDVSIHISDNTHQSTSRQGNEEGITLAIEDGPVISFPSCSQPPSLGDVHGDFARHSHPCSLPRPPAHPSANYHNTLEPGTGYHRTPTQPPPPPPPPSNTGFLPSLFPGTGPLPETYVNPPSSSGPARHGGTPGFGMGLGAGALAAGAVIFGDDFMAGSSFPAGLDGGSLTVSADPLL; from the exons ATGGCGAGATTCAGCGTCGAAGTCTGCTTGATCTCTGCTCGTGGCCTCCACCGCTCGTCGTCGTTCCTGAAGCCCCAGTGGTTCGCGGTCGGGTGGATAGATCCCAACTCCAAGTACTGCACCAAAGTGGACAGTTCTGGGAGCACCAATCCCACCTGGAAAACCAAGTTTTCTGCAACCATCGATGAGGCGACCTCCAGCTTGCAGGCGCTGGCCTTGACGGTGGAAGTCTACAAGAGAGAACCCATCTTCCTGAGGGAGAAGCTTCAAGGTACTGCAGTGATTCCGCTGAAGGAATTCCTCGTCAAGTTTCTGAACGCTGCCGAGCCGTCGAGAGGTGGGATGAAGGAGAGCGGAAGCTTCCAGCTGCGCAAGCGGAATTCCACTAAGCCTCATGGATTCATCGACGTCTCCATCCACATCTCTGACAACACCCACCAATCCACGTCTCGCCAAG GCAACGAGGAAGGAATCACGTTAGCCATAGAAGACGGTCCAGTGATATCTTTCCCATCGTGTTCACAACCACCATCCCTTGGCGACGTCCACGGAGACTTCGCCAGGCACAGCCATCCTTGCAGCCTACCGAGACCACCAGCACACCCCTCCGCGAACTACCACAACACATTGGAGCCAGGTACAGGATACCACAGAACTCCTAcgcagccgccgccgccaccgccgccgccttcAAACACTGGCTTCCTGCCGTCGCTGTTCCCGGGGACAGGCCCGCTGCCGGAGACTTACGTGAACCCCCCATCGTCGTCGGGGCCGGCGAGACATGGCGGCACACCAGGATTCGGTATGGGGCTCGGAGCTGGAGCCTTGGCTGCCGGGGCCGTCATATTTGGTGATGACTTCATGGCGGGTTCCAGCTTCCCGGCCGGCCTCGACGGCGGCAGCCTGACCGTATCAGCCGATCCTCTTCTCTAA
- the LOC103992499 gene encoding uncharacterized protein LOC103992499 isoform X1 encodes MARFSVEVCLISARGLHRSSSFLKPQWFAVGWIDPNSKYCTKVDSSGSTNPTWKTKFSATIDEATSSLQALALTVEVYKREPIFLREKLQGTAVIPLKEFLVKFLNAAEPSRGGMKESGSFQLRKRNSTKPHGFIDVSIHISDNTHQSTSRQATDEGFRYSGNEEGITLAIEDGPVISFPSCSQPPSLGDVHGDFARHSHPCSLPRPPAHPSANYHNTLEPGTGYHRTPTQPPPPPPPPSNTGFLPSLFPGTGPLPETYVNPPSSSGPARHGGTPGFGMGLGAGALAAGAVIFGDDFMAGSSFPAGLDGGSLTVSADPLL; translated from the exons ATGGCGAGATTCAGCGTCGAAGTCTGCTTGATCTCTGCTCGTGGCCTCCACCGCTCGTCGTCGTTCCTGAAGCCCCAGTGGTTCGCGGTCGGGTGGATAGATCCCAACTCCAAGTACTGCACCAAAGTGGACAGTTCTGGGAGCACCAATCCCACCTGGAAAACCAAGTTTTCTGCAACCATCGATGAGGCGACCTCCAGCTTGCAGGCGCTGGCCTTGACGGTGGAAGTCTACAAGAGAGAACCCATCTTCCTGAGGGAGAAGCTTCAAGGTACTGCAGTGATTCCGCTGAAGGAATTCCTCGTCAAGTTTCTGAACGCTGCCGAGCCGTCGAGAGGTGGGATGAAGGAGAGCGGAAGCTTCCAGCTGCGCAAGCGGAATTCCACTAAGCCTCATGGATTCATCGACGTCTCCATCCACATCTCTGACAACACCCACCAATCCACGTCTCGCCAAG CAACGGACGAAGGGTTTAGGTACTCAGGCAACGAGGAAGGAATCACGTTAGCCATAGAAGACGGTCCAGTGATATCTTTCCCATCGTGTTCACAACCACCATCCCTTGGCGACGTCCACGGAGACTTCGCCAGGCACAGCCATCCTTGCAGCCTACCGAGACCACCAGCACACCCCTCCGCGAACTACCACAACACATTGGAGCCAGGTACAGGATACCACAGAACTCCTAcgcagccgccgccgccaccgccgccgccttcAAACACTGGCTTCCTGCCGTCGCTGTTCCCGGGGACAGGCCCGCTGCCGGAGACTTACGTGAACCCCCCATCGTCGTCGGGGCCGGCGAGACATGGCGGCACACCAGGATTCGGTATGGGGCTCGGAGCTGGAGCCTTGGCTGCCGGGGCCGTCATATTTGGTGATGACTTCATGGCGGGTTCCAGCTTCCCGGCCGGCCTCGACGGCGGCAGCCTGACCGTATCAGCCGATCCTCTTCTCTAA
- the LOC135643859 gene encoding uncharacterized protein LOC135643859 — translation MLSEKLLKPMEFIHHLVIALFGVLFACQCKAQSPGTSTSTAGSLDSLLQDYAYRAFVHPHTGVIYDGTVSSNLTGIKIAAMRLKSGSLWKRGVESYKEFEIPEGIIVQPYVERLVLVYHNLGNWSSFYYPLPGYTYLSPVLGLLAYDAANLSATNLPELNVASKSPISINFTNIISVPSGAIARCVQFGLGGSPDFRDLVSSSICSTYGQGHFSIVVNSSEITPPPAPGVAPPPGPNHIGSKSNKSKLWKIVGGVVGGIVALILLALLVCWMHQYKHYKKMAQMEQHADAGVSLHTARVGNTQVPVASVARTQPFLENELVA, via the coding sequence ATGCTTTCTGAAAAGCTCTTAAAACCAATGGAGTTCATTCACCACTTAGTGATTGCATTATTTGGGGTGTTATTTGCGTGCCAGTGTAAAGCCCAATCTCCGGGCACATCTACAAGCACTGCAGGATCATTAGATTCTCTCCTTCAGGACTATGCTTACCGTGCATTTGTTCACCCCCACACTGGAGTTATCTATGATGGTACTGTCTCTTCCAATCTCACTGGCATCAAGATTGCGGCAATGAGGCTCAAAAGTGGGAGCCTGTGGAAGAGAGGAGTTGAGAGCTATAAGGAATTCGAGATCCCAGAGGGCATTATTGTGCAGCCATATGTAGAAAGGCTGGTTCTGGTTTACCATAATCTGGGCAACTGGTCTTCTTTCTACTATCCTCTTCCCGGTTACACCTACCTGTCTCCTGTGCTTGGTCTTCTTGCTTATGATGCAGCAAATTTGTCAGCTACCAACTTGCCTGAATTAAATGTTGCTTCGAAATCACCCATATCCATTAATTTCACAAACATCATCTCTGtgccaagcggtgcaattgcCAGATGCGTTCAGTTTGGTTTAGGTGGCTCACCGGATTTTAGAGACTTGGTATCGAGCAGTATTTGCTCCACATATGGACAGGGCCACTTCTCCATTGTGGTCAATTCCAGTGAGATTACTCCTCCTCCAGCACCAGGTGTAGCTCCACCGCCAGGGCCAAATCATATTGGTTCTAAGAGTAACAAGTCTAAGTTGTGGAAGATAGTTGGAGGAGTGGTTGGTGGAATTGTTGCTTTAATTCTCTTGGCTCTGCTGGTTTGCTGGATGCACCAGTATAAACATTACAAGAAGATGGCACAGATGGAGCAGCATGCAGATGCAGGAGTCTCGTTACATACAGCAAGGGTTGGAAATACACAGGTTCCTGTGGCTTCAGTGGCAAGGACACAGCCATTCCTTGAGAATGAACTTGTTGCTTAA
- the LOC135643127 gene encoding KH domain-containing protein SPIN1-like isoform X2 has protein sequence MSGLYTHSFSPARAVSSDINSTADIDSRYLAELLAEHQKLGPFMQVLPICNHLLNQEIIRVSGIVPNQWFGDCNRLQHRSPSPMATPFLNSDAGGTDFGVWSGYPQEGLGFPQRFTMDQRGATGPSSCIIKKILRLEVPVNAYPNFNFVGRLLGPRGNSLKRVEASTGCRVYIRGKGSIKDPVQEEKLRGRPGYEHLNGPLHILIEAELPANVIETRLRHAQEVIEELLKPVDESQDYYKRQQLRELALLNSSLRDDSPHPCGSASPFNSGIRGTKTGQ, from the exons ATGTCTGGCTTATATACTCATAGCTTCTCCCCTGCTAGAGCCGTCTCCTCAGATATAAATAGCACAGCAGATATAGACAG CCGGTACTTGGCGGAGCTGTTGGCAGAACATCAAAAGCTTGGGCCTTTCATGCAGGTTCTTCCTATTTGTAACCATTTGCTGAATCAAG AGATTATACGAGTCTCAGGAATTGTTCCCAACCAATGGTTCGGTGACTGTAACCGACTGCAGCACAGAAGTCCCAGTCCCATGGCTACTCCATTCCTTAATTCCGATGCTGGGGGGACTGATTTTGGTGTTTGGAGTGGATACCCACAGGAG GGATTAGGTTTTCCACAAAGATTTACAATGGATCAGCGAGGAGCAACAGGTCCAAGCTCATGCATTATAAAGAAGATATTACGCTTAGAAGTCCCAGTGAATGCCTATCCTAAT TTCAATTTTGTTGGGCGCCTTCTCGGACCCAGGGGTAATTCACTGAAAAGAGTTGAAGCATCAACTGGATGTCGTGTTTACATTAGAGGAAAGGGTTCAATAAAAGATCCTGTCCAG GAGGAAAAACTGAGGGGAAGACCAGGTTACGAACACTTAAATGGTCCATTGCATATATTGATTGAGGCCGAATTACCAGCAAATGTCATTGAGACTAGACTGAGACATGCACAGGAAGTTATAGAAGAGCTGCTGAAACCAGTG GATGAATCACAAGACTATTATAAGAGGCAACAGCTTAGAGAATTAGCCTTGTTAAATTCAAGTTTGAGAGATGACAGCCCTCATCCATGCGGCAGCGCTTCTCCATTTAATAGCGGAATAAGAGGAACAAAAACAGGACAGTAG
- the LOC135643127 gene encoding KH domain-containing protein SPIN1-like isoform X1, whose amino-acid sequence MSGLYTHSFSPARAVSSDINSTADIDSRYLAELLAEHQKLGPFMQVLPICNHLLNQEIIRVSGIVPNQWFGDCNRLQHRSPSPMATPFLNSDAGGTDFGVWSGYPQEKGLGFPQRFTMDQRGATGPSSCIIKKILRLEVPVNAYPNFNFVGRLLGPRGNSLKRVEASTGCRVYIRGKGSIKDPVQEEKLRGRPGYEHLNGPLHILIEAELPANVIETRLRHAQEVIEELLKPVDESQDYYKRQQLRELALLNSSLRDDSPHPCGSASPFNSGIRGTKTGQ is encoded by the exons ATGTCTGGCTTATATACTCATAGCTTCTCCCCTGCTAGAGCCGTCTCCTCAGATATAAATAGCACAGCAGATATAGACAG CCGGTACTTGGCGGAGCTGTTGGCAGAACATCAAAAGCTTGGGCCTTTCATGCAGGTTCTTCCTATTTGTAACCATTTGCTGAATCAAG AGATTATACGAGTCTCAGGAATTGTTCCCAACCAATGGTTCGGTGACTGTAACCGACTGCAGCACAGAAGTCCCAGTCCCATGGCTACTCCATTCCTTAATTCCGATGCTGGGGGGACTGATTTTGGTGTTTGGAGTGGATACCCACAGGAG AAGGGATTAGGTTTTCCACAAAGATTTACAATGGATCAGCGAGGAGCAACAGGTCCAAGCTCATGCATTATAAAGAAGATATTACGCTTAGAAGTCCCAGTGAATGCCTATCCTAAT TTCAATTTTGTTGGGCGCCTTCTCGGACCCAGGGGTAATTCACTGAAAAGAGTTGAAGCATCAACTGGATGTCGTGTTTACATTAGAGGAAAGGGTTCAATAAAAGATCCTGTCCAG GAGGAAAAACTGAGGGGAAGACCAGGTTACGAACACTTAAATGGTCCATTGCATATATTGATTGAGGCCGAATTACCAGCAAATGTCATTGAGACTAGACTGAGACATGCACAGGAAGTTATAGAAGAGCTGCTGAAACCAGTG GATGAATCACAAGACTATTATAAGAGGCAACAGCTTAGAGAATTAGCCTTGTTAAATTCAAGTTTGAGAGATGACAGCCCTCATCCATGCGGCAGCGCTTCTCCATTTAATAGCGGAATAAGAGGAACAAAAACAGGACAGTAG
- the LOC135584918 gene encoding BTB/POZ domain-containing protein At3g08570-like isoform X2: MVMDSRDPDLSMLELHGVPGGAEAFELAAKFCYGTNFEITATNVAHLRCIAEYLEMTEDYQEKNLIARAETYLSEIVVQSLEKSLEVLCSCDGLHPIAEEVGILDRCVDAVAINASKEQLVSGLARLECDDESGKLKMHCQDWWVEDLSGLKIDIYQRVIASMRRTGVRSDSIVQSLMHYAQTSLKGIERRHNWESGVVVGDKQRMIIEALVDLLATENITTVPLSFLFGMLRMAIELATSLGCRLELERRIGFQLELASLDDLLIPSSQPNNSVFDVDTVHRMLVNFIQRVEEDDSEDSSHCGYESLSIKSPSHSSVLKVGRLIDGYLAEIAPDPHLSLSKFMAIIELLPDYARIIDDGLYRAVDIYLKAHPSLTESECKKLCKLIDCQKLSQEAANHAAQNDRLPVQMVVGVLYFEQLRLKSALSGNSGDGSFSQRIISSSGVQSAAVSPRDNYASLRRENRELKLEIARMRVRLSELEKEQAFMKQGMRDNRSQEHSKAFLSSISRGIGRIAMFSPSQRKHQKSTKKAQVSDTKSRRRQRQSTS, from the exons ATGGTAATGGATTCCAGGGATCCAGATCTCTCCATGCTTGAGCTTCATGGTGTACCTGGGGGAGCAGAAGCTTTCGAACTTGCTGCTAAATTCTGTTATGGCACAAATTTTGAGATCACTGCAACTAATGTTGCCCATCTCCGTTGCATTGCTGAATATCTGGAGATGACAGAAGATTACCAGGAGAAAAATCTAATTGCTAGAGCAGAGACCTACTTAAGTGAGATTGTTGTGCAAAGTCTTGAGAAGTCGCTTGAAGTTTTATGTTCATGTGATGGCCTGCATCCCATAGCAGAGGAGGTTGGTATCCTAGATAGATGTGTGGATGCAGTTGCAATAAACGCCAGCAAGGAGCAGTTGGTTTCTGGTTTAGCCCGCTTGGAATGTGATGATGAATCTGGTAAGTTAAAGATGCATTGCCAGGACTGGTGGGTGGAAGATCTTTCGGGGCTAAAAATTGACATTTATCAGCGAGTTATTGCTTCCATGAGGAGAACTGGGGTCAGATCAGACAGCATTGTCCAATCACTAATGCATTATGCTCAAACTTCTCTAAAGGGTATTGAAAGACGACACAATTGGGAGTCTGGCGTTGTTGTTGGAGACAAGCAGAGAATGATCATAGAGGCTCTTGTTGATCTATTGGCAACCGAGAACATCACAACAGTTCCTCTCTCCTTTCTGTTTGGGATGCTAAGAATGGCAATCGAGTTGGCTACCAGCCTTGGCTGTAGGTTGGAGCTGGAGAGGAGAATTGGGTTCCAACTGGAATTGGCTTCACTTGATGACCTGCTTATTCCTTCATCTCAGCCAAACAATTCAGTTTTTGATGTTGATACAGTCCATCGAATGTTGGTAAATTTCATCCAAAGGGTTGAGGAGGATGACTCTGAAGATTCATCTCACTGTGGATATGAATCTCTGAGCATAAAATCTCCAAGTCACAGTTCCGTTCTGAAAGTAGGGAGGCTAATAGATGGATATCTTGCAGAAATTGCACCAGATCCACATCTGAGTTTGTCAAAATTTATGGCAATAATTGAACTCTTGCCGGATTATGCTCGCATAATTGATGATGGTCTCTATAGAGCTGTTGATATCTACTTGAAG GCCCATCCATCACTGACAGAatccgaatgcaagaagctgtgcAAGCTTATAGACTGCCAGAAGCTCTCTCAAGAAGCTGCCAACCACGCTGCTCAAAACGATCGGCTCCCAGTCCAAATGGTCGTCGGCGTCCTCTACTTTGAGCAGCTCCGCCTCAAGTCTGCCCTCTCAGGAAACTCGGGCGATGGTTCCTTCTCCCAGAGGATCATCAGCAGCAGTGGTGTACAGAGTGCTGCAGTCTCCCCCAGGGACAATTATGCCTCCCTCAGGAGGGAGAACCGAGAACTAAAGCTAGAAATCGCCAGGATGCGTGTGAGGCTTAGTGAGTTGGAGAAGGAACAAGCATTCATGAAGCAAGGGATGAGGGACAACAGGTCGCAAGAACACAGTAAAGCATTCCTTTCATCCATTTCGAGAGGGATAGGCAGGATAGCCATGTTCAGCCCATCTCAAAGGAAGCATCAGAAAAGCACAAAGAAGGCACAAGTATCGGATACCAAGTCGCGAAGACGACAACGGCAATCTACCTCGTGA